The Onychomys torridus chromosome 9, mOncTor1.1, whole genome shotgun sequence genomic sequence CAAGCCCTTAGCGGGCTGCAGTCAACAGCGACTGTGCCCGGGCCTGCTGGGCCCTCCTGCCATCCTGTGGCCAAAGGGGTTTGCTTGAGAACCGTTAGGGAGTTTATCTGGGAATTATTTGGTGCACGTGTATTCTATGCCCTAAACTtcactctttcctcttctccaccaAAATCTCTTGACCTCGCCCCCAAAAGTGTGGGGCTTCTGCTCCCTGCGCCACCAGCTCGCCGGCTACTCATTCCTGGGCCACTTTTGCGCAAAGCTGGGAGTCAGCGCGGGGTCAGGAGCCAAGGGAGGGGCCAGGGCTGTGGGCGGTGAATCAGAATGATGTAGGCAAGAGAGTTCTAGGTACTATGGCCCTGAGACATTGGGACCCCTTCCCCACAAGGAAATATACCCTCTCTCCACCTGAGTCCAGTCCAGGGTAGGATGCTGAAGGAAGGGTAGGGTTGGAGTGGACGAACCTGGGTTAAAGCAGtcacctcccccctccccaacaaTTCCCAGACTGCTAAGGGGCCTGTCGCCTAGTGTATTGAACTCTTTCTTCCAGCTGGGAGTGCTGGAGGCCAGTTGCAAACAactccaccccctccaccccctaaATGTTGTCTCTAATGCAGACCTCAAATAAAAACCTACGTGTTTGATTACTGGATTTTCGACTGTGCACTGCGCACCGCGCGCTTTGCATTGGGCTTcgtccctccttcctttctcctctcgcTTTCCTTCTTTCTAGTCTTCtaattgacttttttctttttcttttctttttttctttttcttttctctttttctttttttttctttttttttttcttttttcttttttttttttttttttaagaacggCGAGCGGTGCGGGCGCTGCACGTTGGCTGCGGCCCGCTTCCTGCTTTCTAATGTTCCATTGTGAGGAGCTTCCATTGTGACGTCGCGCCCCTTCGGCTGGGCTTTGTCTGTCCATATATGGGCAGCTACGTCACGGAGCTTTCCCGGGGCTCAGATAAATAGACTGGTGGAGTTCCCTGGCTGGGAGCTTTTGGGCAGCAGTGAGCTAGCTAGGAAGCGGcggggctggtggtggtggtagcagcgGCAACAGCAGCGGCTGAGGaggtggcggcggcagcagcggcggcggcggcggcggctgtggcagatcggggggggggggggggtcggcgGGCGCGTGTCTGTTTGTGAGATCAATACTGAAGCCGCGTCTGACCCCCTGGAGCCTAGATTTccccccccagcccagcccccagcccactccccgcacacgccccaccccacccccacgacCCAGCGTCGCACCGCACCAGCTGAAGCACCCAAGAGGATTACCCACTTTGcccctctcccactccccccaaaaaagaatagaTCCCCTCCCCTGGCccaccccttcccctcttccctaccCCCTCCCCCCCGAACTTTCCCTCTCGCATGCTTTTCCCCTGCACCACGGATCGCCTCTCGGATGCCGCTAGCCTGGAAGCTGCGTTAGGAAcaggcggcggcggtggcggcggcggcggtggcggcggtagCTCGGGACTGCTATGACCGGCAAACTCGCCGAGAAGCTGCCGGTGACCATGAGCAGTTTGCTAAACCAATTGCCTGACAATCTGTACCCCGAGGAGATCCCCAGCGCGCTCAACCTCTTCTCCGGCAGCAGCGACTCGGTAGCCCATTACAATCAGATGGCTACAGGTAAGGGTGGCGGTGAGGCGGCGAGGcagcaaggaaggaaaagggggaggaagaggaggagggagcgaGCTAGCGATGGATACATAGATCGATGGATGCAGAAATGGATGACTGGAGAGACGGATGGAAAGATGGGGGGCGCGCTGGGAATTTTCCGGGGGGCGAGTTGCTTTTCCCACCCACTCCTCCCGCCCTCCGAGATCGGGAAGGCTTGGTTGGCGACGCCACGGTTGAGGCTTTGGTTCTCCCGGGTGGGGGCAGCCGCCGACCGGAGGGAGGTAGGTAGGTGCGAGCAGCTCTGGGGTTCTCCCTCTCCATGCAGGGGGCCCGATCGCTGGGCTGTGCACAAGGCGTGGTGCTGTAGCCCCCTTTCTCGGGAGGAGCCCAGCGTCTTTTTCACCCGCGCTCTCCCCCCCTTactccctcagcctcccacccGGGATGGAGCCATGTGCGGCGTGGAGTCCCCGCGGTGGGAGAGGTACTGCGACGCTGCCTTTCCGGGCGTTCAGCAAAGCCATTGGGGGTGTGGGGacggtggggagagggagggggctcACCCACGGGGCGGGGGAAGGGGTTTGCCACCGGGGGCGATCCTGGGACCCGGGAGCTTGGGAAAGGCAGCTGCTCCCGCCGTGGAGACACCGGCCGGTTTTCTGCCGCTCTCCACTCTTAGCGGGGTCTAGGCTTTTCCCCTCCAGCACGAGCCGGAAAGCTCCTTCAGGCCGGGAGGAGACGGGGGCCGGGAGAGGCTCCCTTTACGGGCGGCACCCTTCTGCGCTCCGAGGACAAAAGCACCGAAGCGCTCTGGGTCGGCCACCCGGGCTCAGCGCCCGTAGGGGGACATCGCTTGGGGCATGAAGGCGCGGCGTCTTGGAGTAGACAGGGCCGGGGCAAGAGGCCGAGTTGTGTGTGCTGGAGAGCGAGAGCCGGGCGCGCTTCGGGTCTGAAACTACCTGTAGCTGCAGCTACCTGTCCGCCCCACCTCGGGAAGAACAACAATGCTctcgcgcgcgcgtgcgtgtgtgtgtgtggtacgtGAGTGTATGCGCGGCGTGTGCGGTGTGTGTGCCGGAGCCACTCCACACCCCGATCCGTAGTATTTTGCTGTATCCAGGTTGCGCCGAGGAGCGCGGCACCGCCCGCTTTGCGCCGGGCTCAGCGTTCCTCTTACCCCACGCGCTGCGCACTCCAGCCGGCCGCACCCTCTACTCCTAGGCAAGGACCGGGGCGCCGTAGCCCGGAGCCGGCTCGGCTTCActcacccctcccctctctcccccgcTCTCCGCAGAGAATGTGATGGACATCGGTCTGACCAACGAGAAGCCCAATCCGGAACTCTCTTATTCGGGCTCTTTCCAGCCAGCCCCCGGCAACAAGACCGTGACCTACTTGGGAAAGTTCGCTTTCGACTCTCCTTCCAACTGGTGCCAGGACAACATCATTAGCCTCATGAGCGCCGGCATCTTGGGGGTGCCCCCGGCCTCAGGGGCGCTCAGTACGCAGACGTCCACGGCTAGCATGGTGCAACCTCCGCAGGGCGACGTGGAGGCCATGTATCCGGCACTGCCCCCCTATTCCAACTGCGGTGATCTCTATTCGGAGCCCGTGTCTTTCCACGACCCCCAGGGTAACCCTGGGCTCGCCTATTCTCCCCAGGATTACCAATCGGCCAAGCCGGCCTTGGACAGCAATCTTTTCCCTATGATTCCTGACTACAACCTGTACCACCACCCCAACGACATGGGCTCTATTCCGGAACACAAGCCCTTCCAGGGCATGGACCCCATCCGGGTCAACCCACCCCCTATTACTCCTCTGGAGACCATCAAGGCCTTCAAAGACAAGCAGATCCATCCGGGCTTCGGCAGCCTGCCCCAGCCGCCACTCACTCTCAAGCCCATCCGGCCCCGCAAGTACCCCAATCGGCCTAGCAAGACCCCGCTCCACGAGCGGCCCCACGCGTGCCCCGCAGAGGGCTGTGACCGCCGCTTCAGCCGCTCGGACGAGCTGACCCGGCACCTGCGCATCCACACGGGCCACAAGCCCTTTCAGTGTCGGATCTGCATGCGGAGCTTCAGCCGCAGCGACCACCTCACCACTCACATCCGCACGCACACCGGGGAGAAGCCCTTCGCGTGCGAGTTCTGTGGGCGCAAGTTTGCGCGCAGCGACGAGCGCAAGCGCCACGCCAAGATCCACCTCAAGCAAAAGGAGAAGAAGTCGGAGAAAGGGGGTGCGCCCTCTGCATCCTCGGCGCCCACCGTGTCCTTGGCCCCTGTGGTCACCACTTGCGCCTGAGGCTCGGGCACCCAGATCCCCTCTTTTCCCTTCCAGTGCCTCCTGGCTGGTCGCCTGAAAGCAGCGGGGAAAGCCAACCACTGAGGCGCAGGGGCCGCGCCCTGGTCTCGCCCTGGACGTGCGGCCCCCTTGCCTCCCCTTGGatgcccccccactcccaccctttcACACCGGCCGATGGTTGGGGGATAGGGCTGGAGGCACTTTCTCCTTGCTGCCCCCCACCTCTTGCCAAGGCGTGGGGGCGGAAAGGTGGCGTCTAGCCCGCTTTGTTCAGTTAGGATCGCCTTGATCCAGGGGCCGCTGGGCCGCGCCAAGGACCTGCGGGGGACTGAAGGCGGGGCCCATCCAACCCTCGCCAGACCCAAGCACCTCACTGTTTCCCCCTCCAGTGTTTCCTTGTGTTCCCCCTCGAACACCCGAGAGGGGGAGGGGGTAAGGAGCGCACCAAAGCGCAGAGCTTGCTGCCCGCCGCACGCACGCGCGTTTGCGTGCGGTGATGCGCGCGAGTGTGTGCGTGCTCgcctgtatgtgtgagtgtgcgtgtgtgtatgtgtgtgtgcgcgcgcacgcgtgtgtgagACTCTTGAGCTGAACTGGGCTGTGTCTACCCCCAAACTCTTCTTCACATAGGGTCCCCAAGGCGTTGGGAGATGTCCCAGGCTGGGGACCTGCATGTGGCCGGAGGAGATGGTCTTCCATCTGCTCCGTAATAATGTTTCTTACAGAAATGCCTCGGACGCAGCTGCTGCGGTACTGCTGCCGCCGCCTCGGGTTTGGCCCCCTCAGAGCCCCCTCCCTTTCCGAGCGCTTCCCTCTTAGGCCTCAGGGCAGTTTGATCTTTGGGGAGAAAGAGCCACCATCTCCTGAgcctgccttttaaaaataccatttgcTCAGCCCCCCCACTTTTCAAAATCTGTGTTCTTGAGCTTGCCCTTTGCCTTTCCCTCCTATcatctcctttttcctctcaggTTCTCACTAGGTCTCTCAAGATCTTTACCCAGAAAGGCAGGCCTCAATCAACCACCCAGCTGTTTGTCTCTGTCATATACCTATTTCTCATTCTCCCATTCCTGGGAAAGCTGGCTCTGTTCATTTGCCCTCTGTGATCGCCAACACAACAGATAGAAGtgaaatgtatgtatatgaggatgttggggtgtgtgtatgtagatgtgtgtgtttctttatacACATATGTTTACATAACACATGCTCTGTATTCCTGGCAAAATCAAATCTAAGGCATTTGGTTATCCAGCGCAGTGCGCTGGAATAAAGAGAATTAATTTGTAGGCATATACAgctttaaacaatttatttttatgaaaatgttaaCTGAGGAGATTATAtctacctgtgtatgtgtgtgactctACGTGCACacgtgtatatatgcatacacattctGTTCAAATTGTCCTCAAAAATAGATGGGGATTTTTGCATTAATCTGTGTTGCTGAATGAGGCACATCTGTTTCATGCCCCATCACACCTTTTCCCTGCCCTACCTCACCTCTTCTCAGGAGCACCTCTACCCCAGCTGTCTGGCCCAGCCCTTCCTCACACAGGGTGGCCCTTTGGAAGTGGAGACCTAGAGAAGGGTGCTCTCTCTGACACAGCTTCCTCCACAGTCTTGACTGAATGTATACTGTTTCCTATTCGCGTCATTTCTCCTGTGGCCAATGAGCTGCCCAGAGAGAAGCGACAGAGGTCTGGAGTTTACAGAATGTCTGTTTTTAAAGTCACTTTATGcgtttcccactttttttttttaattaaaaaaaaaaagcaccgtCTTTTGGTGGTGGATAAATAATACTAAAAGGACTGTAGCGACCAGAGAGGAAAAACTGGAAGAGTAGGGGTTGTGAATTTCCAGGTACTCGGGCTTTTTGTAGAAGGAGAAGTTTGCCAGGAGGGCCCATATTTTTTCAGCTGAAGGGTAAAATCTTTCTTTGCAGAGACAGTATTTTGCTGAATACTTTTTATAATGtgatgattatttaaaaaaaaaacacaaaaattttgGTCAGTTCAAAGCTGGAAGGAGGAGTCAGATatcctttaatatttttttcttcctcctcctgaaaTATGCATGTCACTGCATGATAACTCtgacttttcctttgttttaataaaactgttcTCAGACATTTAAGCTAAACTAAGAGAAAATTAACTTTGTTGCCAAAAGGTTGTGCTATCCCGATTTTTTTATATGTCTgcatgttaaaaacaacaaaagaaaatgcacTCTAACTTATGtgaactgagagaaaaaaaatcaggttttaAACAGGAAAACCTATGGGGAATGATATTTTTTGAAAGACTTTTGTATACAGTTGAGTACTTAGAAAAAGACAAACCAGATGTAATATATTTTgtggatgtttttatttcttggatTTATAGTACCTTATACTAAGGTTAAAAAAATGCTTGATATTGTGAAAAGGTGAGATTCTTCACCAACATTTCATTTACTCCTTGTCACATTGTTATGCCAATATAATATAGTTAATgaaaacagcatttttaaaaacaaatattgaaaCGGTGTAATGTTGTACCATTTGCCCTGTGAGCAAATGCCAATACAGTAAATATATTGTGTTTGCTGACAATCAGCCTGCCTTTACATCTCGTATTTCTTGTTTTCATGGTATAAAGTTTTGGTTTGGCCTGggattgttgttattgttgttgttgttgtgtgtttttggttttggtcttgttttgtttggggcatgGTGGTCTGTTTGATAGGTTGTGGTGCCTGGATTTATGCTCTTGCTCTGAGAACTCTCAGAGTAGAACTGATATCCCTGGGCCTGGGTCAGAAttctgtgtgggttctggtgTTTCTAATCCAGTGTTGAATGCTGCTGGTTCTGAGAGGATTCTAGTCTGCCCTTCTGGGATTCTCAGACTAACAGAGCAATTAGCTGAACAGGTTGGATAAACTCAACTCATGGGAGTCAGGGCAGTGACTTGAATCTTCTAAAACCTTCTTTATGGTTTCCATAGGTGAGTCTCCTGGTTGGCAAACTCTCTGTTGGTCTTAGGACAAGACCCTCAAGGGCCTCTGGAACAGCACTGAGAAATTCTCTTGCTTAAGCTTTTGAAGCCTGAAGAGACAGGTGGAGACTTGACAGGGATTCTTCAGGGTTGGCAAGATAACCAGGGAGATTGGCAGCTCTTCTGTGGTCAGATAATGGGGAGAGGGGAGTCTAGTTTTCAAGTTCTACAGCTTTAATCCTACTCGGACAGGCTTCTCAAAGTCCTTCCTGCTTGTCAGTGTCTAAGAAAGGGGGCTCTCCTTAGAAAGTGGTTCTTGTGAGTGACTCAAAGATTTGATActtataaaggaagaaaggacttCTGAGAATTGGAGAACACAAGGACGGGGAAAGTTTGTGTAGTGTCCATGCATTGCATCTCATGATTTCTCTCTCCTGTGAAAACGGTGCCTCCCATGCCCTTCAAGGTATCTCCCTCACCCTTAACTGACTTGTCTGGCTAGCCTAGCGTTTCTGCCCTTGCTCTTCAGGGAATATTGGCCCTTTGTTTCTTGTCTGTACCTACCTTTTCCTTTATGCTCTACTCCTCAGAATCCTTTCTTGTTCTAGAGCAGTTTTTAGAAAACTCagtcctgcctccctccctgtacaaaactcaacctGAGCCCCTCTGCGGTGCTTCACCAAAAGTTGGTGCCTGATGCCTGACACCGGGGTATGGAAACACAGTACCAGATTGTGGTGGGGACTCGGTGTCTCCat encodes the following:
- the Egr3 gene encoding early growth response protein 3 isoform X3 yields the protein MTGKLAEKLPVTMSSLLNQLPDNLYPEEIPSALNLFSGSSDSVAHYNQMATENVMDIGLTNEKPNPELSYSGSFQPAPGNKTVTYLGKFAFDSPSNWCQDNIISLMSAGILGVPPASGALSTQTSTASMVQPPQGDVEAMYPALPPYSNCGDLYSEPVSFHDPQGNPGLAYSPQDYQSAKPALDSNLFPMIPDYNLYHHPNDMGSIPEHKPFQGMDPIRVNPPPITPLETIKAFKDKQIHPGFGSLPQPPLTLKPIRPRKYPNRPSKTPLHERPHACPAEGCDRRFSRSDELTRHLRIHTGHKPFQCRICMRSFSRSDHLTTHIRTHTGEKPFACEFCGRKFARSDERKRHAKIHLKQKEKKSEKGGAPSASSAPTVSLAPVVTTCA
- the Egr3 gene encoding early growth response protein 3 isoform X1, giving the protein MDDWRDGWKDGGRAGNFPGGELLFPPTPPALRDREGLVGDATVEALVLPGGGSRRPEGENVMDIGLTNEKPNPELSYSGSFQPAPGNKTVTYLGKFAFDSPSNWCQDNIISLMSAGILGVPPASGALSTQTSTASMVQPPQGDVEAMYPALPPYSNCGDLYSEPVSFHDPQGNPGLAYSPQDYQSAKPALDSNLFPMIPDYNLYHHPNDMGSIPEHKPFQGMDPIRVNPPPITPLETIKAFKDKQIHPGFGSLPQPPLTLKPIRPRKYPNRPSKTPLHERPHACPAEGCDRRFSRSDELTRHLRIHTGHKPFQCRICMRSFSRSDHLTTHIRTHTGEKPFACEFCGRKFARSDERKRHAKIHLKQKEKKSEKGGAPSASSAPTVSLAPVVTTCA
- the Egr3 gene encoding early growth response protein 3 isoform X2, which translates into the protein MTGETDGKMGGALGIFRGASCFSHPLLPPSEIGKAWLATPRLRLWFSRVGAAADRREVENVMDIGLTNEKPNPELSYSGSFQPAPGNKTVTYLGKFAFDSPSNWCQDNIISLMSAGILGVPPASGALSTQTSTASMVQPPQGDVEAMYPALPPYSNCGDLYSEPVSFHDPQGNPGLAYSPQDYQSAKPALDSNLFPMIPDYNLYHHPNDMGSIPEHKPFQGMDPIRVNPPPITPLETIKAFKDKQIHPGFGSLPQPPLTLKPIRPRKYPNRPSKTPLHERPHACPAEGCDRRFSRSDELTRHLRIHTGHKPFQCRICMRSFSRSDHLTTHIRTHTGEKPFACEFCGRKFARSDERKRHAKIHLKQKEKKSEKGGAPSASSAPTVSLAPVVTTCA
- the Egr3 gene encoding early growth response protein 3 isoform X4 is translated as MEPCAAWSPRGGRENVMDIGLTNEKPNPELSYSGSFQPAPGNKTVTYLGKFAFDSPSNWCQDNIISLMSAGILGVPPASGALSTQTSTASMVQPPQGDVEAMYPALPPYSNCGDLYSEPVSFHDPQGNPGLAYSPQDYQSAKPALDSNLFPMIPDYNLYHHPNDMGSIPEHKPFQGMDPIRVNPPPITPLETIKAFKDKQIHPGFGSLPQPPLTLKPIRPRKYPNRPSKTPLHERPHACPAEGCDRRFSRSDELTRHLRIHTGHKPFQCRICMRSFSRSDHLTTHIRTHTGEKPFACEFCGRKFARSDERKRHAKIHLKQKEKKSEKGGAPSASSAPTVSLAPVVTTCA